Proteins found in one Sulfurimonas sp. genomic segment:
- the argB gene encoding acetylglutamate kinase — MQKKIETVKTLLDALPFIKEFNKEIVVIKYGGSAQTSPQLKEKFAEDILLMYLVGIKPVIVHGGGKKITDMLDALKIDTTFIEGQRVTSPDVMRIVEMILSGEINKEIVSLLNSHGAKAIGISGKDAHFISGKPKDFEKWGLTGNITDVKASVIHKLIDDKFIPVIAPIAAGEELGHPGYNINADFAASQVAKAIGANKIIFLTDTPGVLNNDKELLSSLTEDEVIALKNNGTIHGGMVPKVDACLEAIDGGVAKAHIIDGRLEHSMLLELFTSAGVGTEIVK, encoded by the coding sequence GTGCAAAAAAAGATTGAAACAGTAAAAACACTACTTGATGCCTTACCGTTTATAAAAGAGTTTAACAAAGAGATTGTAGTTATAAAGTACGGTGGAAGTGCTCAAACATCACCACAATTAAAAGAGAAGTTTGCAGAAGATATACTACTTATGTATCTTGTTGGTATAAAGCCTGTTATTGTTCATGGCGGCGGTAAAAAGATAACTGATATGTTAGATGCTCTAAAAATTGACACTACGTTTATCGAAGGTCAGCGTGTAACTTCACCAGATGTAATGCGTATAGTAGAGATGATACTAAGTGGTGAGATAAACAAAGAAATCGTTTCACTTTTAAACTCTCACGGTGCAAAAGCTATTGGTATAAGCGGGAAAGATGCACACTTTATATCAGGTAAGCCAAAAGACTTTGAAAAATGGGGACTTACTGGAAATATAACAGATGTAAAAGCTTCAGTTATCCATAAACTGATTGATGACAAGTTTATACCTGTTATTGCACCAATTGCAGCAGGAGAAGAACTTGGTCATCCAGGTTATAACATAAATGCAGATTTTGCAGCTTCACAAGTTGCAAAAGCAATTGGTGCTAATAAAATAATCTTTTTAACAGACACTCCGGGTGTACTTAACAATGACAAAGAACTTCTAAGCTCACTTACTGAAGATGAAGTTATTGCACTTAAAAATAACGGTACTATCCACGGTGGGATGGTTCCAAAAGTAGATGCATGTTTAGAAGCTATTGACGGTGGTGTTGCAAAAGCACATATTATTGATGGTAGACTTGAACACTCAATGCTTTTAGAGCTTTTTACATCAGCCGGTGTGGGAACAGAGATAGTAAAATAA
- a CDS encoding tetraacyldisaccharide 4'-kinase codes for MKNTLVFWVERYLYNPDYFQKILSYLLLPFSYLYCFIMYLKYKLSTPEDLGIDIVSVGNLNVGGSGKTPLVTALASKYENAAIVLRGFGRDSYGLHVISDGKNILEDVDVSGDEAMTYATKLKNAIVIVSEDRKEAIKKAKEMGAKIIFLDDAYSKHDIKKLDLLIYTEFENNFCLPSGPYRERLWNSKEVVLLREDVDFNRKTTLKDRCDKMSLITAIARPERLNKFLPDVVSKNYFADHHNFTKNEVESILKKDNSDSALVTYKDYVKLEKFNLELSLLDLEIELDEKIFKIIEDYRAKKD; via the coding sequence ATGAAAAACACTTTAGTATTTTGGGTAGAGAGATACCTGTATAATCCAGATTATTTCCAAAAGATATTATCATATTTATTACTCCCATTTAGTTATTTATACTGTTTTATTATGTATTTGAAATACAAATTAAGTACCCCTGAAGATTTGGGTATAGATATAGTAAGCGTTGGTAATCTAAATGTTGGTGGAAGCGGTAAAACACCGCTTGTTACAGCCCTTGCTTCAAAGTATGAAAATGCAGCGATTGTACTTCGCGGTTTTGGTAGAGATTCTTATGGTTTACATGTTATTAGTGACGGCAAAAATATTTTAGAAGATGTTGATGTGAGCGGTGATGAAGCGATGACCTATGCTACAAAACTTAAAAATGCAATAGTAATCGTAAGCGAAGATAGAAAAGAGGCAATTAAAAAAGCTAAAGAGATGGGTGCTAAGATCATATTTTTAGATGATGCATATTCAAAGCACGATATCAAAAAACTTGACTTGCTGATCTACACAGAGTTTGAAAATAATTTTTGTTTGCCGTCAGGTCCGTATCGTGAAAGATTATGGAATTCAAAAGAGGTTGTATTACTCAGAGAAGATGTTGATTTTAATCGTAAAACAACTCTTAAAGATAGATGTGATAAAATGTCGCTAATAACAGCTATAGCACGTCCTGAACGCTTGAATAAGTTTCTACCTGATGTAGTCAGTAAAAACTATTTTGCCGATCATCATAACTTTACAAAGAACGAAGTAGAAAGTATTCTAAAAAAAGATAATAGCGATAGTGCGTTAGTAACATACAAAGATTATGTGAAGCTAGAAAAATTTAACTTAGAGCTTTCTCTTTTAGATTTAGAGATAGAGCTGGATGAAAAAATATTTAAAATTATAGAGGATTATCGTGCAAAAAAAGATTGA
- a CDS encoding nitrous oxide reductase accessory protein NosL translates to MNKYFLLILLTISISSAQENYNKDVLEKKIYPMGKKIFQKRCAQNIDLSKYKTIDDLKADIKNKNICKVLKSKHIEALSLYVWDIKRLEYSEIKTHNIILKQGEKCPVCGMFTYKYPKWATQVFYKHNSHEHHHSFDGVKDMMKFYFSPMKWGDYKNSKKENIEKILVTDYYSQKAIDATKAYYVIGSDVYGPMGDELIPFKNKEEAQTFKMDHKGKKLVNFNDITEDEVYKLDY, encoded by the coding sequence ATGAACAAATACTTCCTTTTAATACTTCTTACTATTTCTATATCAAGTGCACAAGAGAACTATAACAAAGATGTTTTAGAGAAAAAGATATATCCTATGGGAAAGAAAATTTTTCAAAAAAGATGTGCCCAAAATATAGATCTGTCAAAATATAAAACTATAGATGATCTAAAAGCAGATATAAAAAATAAGAACATATGTAAGGTTTTAAAAAGCAAGCATATTGAAGCTTTGTCTTTATATGTTTGGGATATTAAACGTTTAGAATATTCAGAAATTAAAACACATAATATAATACTAAAACAAGGTGAAAAGTGTCCTGTGTGCGGGATGTTCACATATAAGTATCCAAAATGGGCTACACAAGTTTTTTATAAGCACAATTCACATGAACATCACCATTCGTTTGACGGTGTAAAAGATATGATGAAGTTTTATTTTTCTCCTATGAAGTGGGGCGATTATAAAAATTCTAAAAAAGAAAACATTGAAAAGATATTAGTAACTGATTACTATTCACAAAAAGCTATAGATGCAACAAAAGCTTATTATGTAATCGGCAGTGATGTATATGGACCTATGGGTGATGAGTTAATACCTTTTAAAAACAAAGAAGAAGCACAAACTTTTAAAATGGATCATAAAGGTAAAAAATTAGTTAACTTTAATGATATTACAGAAGACGAAGTTTATAAATTAGACTACTAA
- a CDS encoding DegT/DnrJ/EryC1/StrS family aminotransferase, which produces MEVLFSKYENDVEEHSNVSDALDGDDLCQREELEDEFCSYVGASYAVATSHGTSALHLAMLALDLKRGDKVVCSVNSHPNVPEVVRHFDAEPIFIDIEENYYNIDLNKLEEYLQENKSKKLKAVIVTHVAGITVDLERLYNMGKLYNVKIVEDACDALGATYNGQKIGSTGADITCFNFSSHLRENICNGGMLVTDDDEIIERARLLNNHAIVRDEDALEYIYDVVDIGNDYSMSQLDAAFIRAMVKKQDKVMQRQKEIAQIYSKELVGVDHITLPDLESVETPYSLYIIKIDKNRDSFARELKDKGVHTGLHFIPLHLISYYKTKYSLKVNAFPVALRSYQQVLSLPIYASMSDEEIKYVIDTIKEVASTRV; this is translated from the coding sequence ATGGAAGTATTGTTTAGTAAATACGAAAATGATGTAGAGGAACACTCAAACGTAAGTGATGCTCTTGACGGTGATGATCTTTGTCAAAGAGAAGAACTTGAAGATGAGTTTTGCTCATATGTAGGTGCTTCATACGCTGTAGCTACATCTCACGGAACATCTGCACTGCATCTTGCAATGTTAGCACTTGATCTAAAACGTGGGGATAAAGTTGTATGTTCTGTAAACTCACATCCAAACGTACCTGAAGTTGTACGCCATTTTGATGCTGAACCTATATTTATAGATATAGAAGAAAATTACTACAATATAGATCTAAATAAACTAGAAGAATATCTGCAGGAAAATAAGTCTAAAAAACTAAAAGCGGTTATAGTAACTCATGTTGCAGGAATCACTGTGGATTTAGAAAGACTTTACAATATGGGTAAACTTTACAATGTTAAAATTGTTGAAGATGCCTGTGATGCTCTAGGAGCTACATATAATGGGCAGAAGATTGGTTCAACAGGTGCAGATATCACTTGTTTTAACTTCTCATCACATCTAAGAGAGAATATTTGTAACGGTGGTATGCTTGTAACTGATGATGATGAAATTATAGAGCGTGCAAGACTTCTAAACAATCATGCTATTGTTAGAGATGAAGATGCACTAGAGTATATTTATGATGTTGTTGATATTGGAAATGATTACTCGATGAGTCAATTAGATGCTGCATTTATCCGTGCTATGGTTAAAAAGCAAGATAAAGTTATGCAAAGACAAAAAGAGATTGCACAGATCTATTCAAAAGAATTAGTAGGAGTTGATCATATTACACTTCCTGATCTAGAAAGTGTTGAAACACCTTATTCTTTATACATTATCAAAATAGATAAAAACCGTGATTCATTTGCAAGAGAGTTAAAGGACAAAGGTGTACATACAGGTCTGCATTTTATACCTCTACATCTAATTTCTTACTATAAAACGAAGTATTCTCTAAAAGTAAATGCGTTTCCTGTAGCGCTTCGTTCATATCAGCAAGTATTATCACTTCCGATCTATGCATCTATGAGCGATGAAGAGATCAAGTATGTTATAGATACTATTAAAGAGGTTGCATCTACAAGGGTGTAG
- a CDS encoding NAD+ synthase, translating into MSKYSQITEFLEHFLDNEVNKTGLKNVVVGLSGGIDSAVVAVLAQRVFKDKLLCVKMPSHYSSQSSLDDADELCKDFGINAIECSIDPMLKPYEELNPDMDNLRRGNLSARLRMVTLFDISAKNSALVLGTSNKSEILLGYGTLYGDLASAINPIGDLYKSEVYELADYLGVSKSIIKKPPSADLWAGQNDEEDLGYSYAELDHAMKLYVEDRISKEEIVKSGVNEEMLEMIITRIFRNHFKRKMPVIAKLTSRTMNHDFNYPRDITL; encoded by the coding sequence TTGAGTAAGTATAGTCAAATCACAGAGTTTTTAGAACATTTTTTAGACAATGAAGTAAACAAAACAGGTTTAAAAAATGTAGTGGTAGGTTTAAGCGGCGGGATAGATTCTGCCGTAGTAGCCGTACTTGCTCAGAGAGTTTTTAAAGATAAACTGTTGTGTGTTAAGATGCCTTCACATTATTCATCTCAAAGCTCACTCGATGATGCAGATGAGTTATGTAAAGATTTTGGTATAAATGCTATTGAATGCTCAATAGACCCAATGCTAAAACCTTATGAGGAATTAAATCCTGATATGGATAATCTTCGTCGTGGTAATCTGTCGGCAAGGTTAAGAATGGTAACACTGTTTGATATATCTGCGAAAAACTCGGCACTAGTTTTAGGTACGAGTAACAAAAGTGAGATTTTACTTGGATATGGAACTCTTTATGGAGATTTAGCTTCAGCTATTAATCCAATTGGCGATCTGTATAAAAGTGAAGTATATGAACTGGCAGATTATTTAGGTGTTAGTAAGTCTATTATTAAAAAACCGCCTTCAGCTGATCTTTGGGCTGGACAAAATGATGAAGAGGACTTAGGGTATTCGTATGCTGAGCTTGATCATGCAATGAAATTATATGTTGAAGATAGAATTTCTAAAGAAGAGATAGTAAAATCAGGTGTTAATGAAGAGATGTTAGAGATGATAATAACTAGAATTTTTAGAAATCATTTCAAAAGAAAGATGCCTGTAATTGCGAAATTAACATCTCGTACGATGAATCACGACTTTAATTATCCTAGAGATATTACACTTTAA
- a CDS encoding ferritin-like domain-containing protein — protein sequence MNFYSELEKIIKTQNPHDKFVRFYSFYDKYQNNECIFEQNFEPEFFEEPSYEGVCKIVPPQVVPKRTNLTTKDGQINLLHAIAHIEYSAIDLALDAAYRFINLPKEYYDDWLEVAEDEIRHFKMLESLLERLGAKYGDIEVHNSLFEASQKTQTLIERMAVVPRYLEANGLDATPLILKKIDNLQKDEILDELVKSLNVILEEEVSHVQKGDRWFEYACKQNKEDKSVYFEIIDKYYPQGFDRARHINKDARLEAGFSCSELKNIAHKNVC from the coding sequence ATGAATTTTTACAGTGAATTAGAAAAAATAATTAAAACACAAAATCCACACGATAAATTTGTGAGATTTTACAGTTTTTATGATAAATATCAAAATAACGAATGTATTTTTGAGCAAAATTTTGAGCCTGAATTTTTTGAAGAGCCTTCATATGAAGGTGTATGTAAAATAGTCCCACCTCAAGTAGTACCAAAAAGAACAAATCTTACTACAAAAGATGGGCAGATCAACCTATTGCATGCAATAGCGCATATTGAGTATTCGGCAATAGATTTAGCTTTAGATGCTGCATATAGATTTATAAACTTGCCAAAAGAGTATTATGATGACTGGCTGGAAGTTGCAGAGGATGAGATTAGACATTTTAAGATGTTGGAATCACTTTTGGAGAGACTTGGTGCAAAGTATGGAGATATAGAGGTACATAATTCACTTTTTGAGGCTTCTCAAAAAACACAGACCTTAATAGAAAGAATGGCAGTAGTCCCACGTTATTTAGAAGCTAACGGGCTTGATGCTACACCTTTAATACTTAAAAAAATTGATAATTTACAAAAAGATGAAATTTTAGATGAACTTGTGAAGTCATTAAATGTCATTTTAGAAGAGGAAGTTTCTCATGTTCAAAAAGGGGATAGATGGTTTGAATATGCATGCAAACAAAATAAAGAAGATAAAAGTGTATATTTTGAGATAATAGACAAGTATTATCCGCAAGGATTTGACAGGGCACGTCATATTAATAAAGATGCAAGGCTAGAAGCAGGTTTTTCGTGTAGCGAACTGAAAAATATTGCACATAAAAATGTCTGTTAA
- a CDS encoding MBL fold metallo-hydrolase, which produces MNIKSKPMGAYQTNCYIVTIDGKDFIIDPGVDATEWVMQNVTNPVAILNTHGHFDHVWSNAELQEKLKIPLYTPKGDVEMLSSSSWVEGLPPSKPDFEVDGDAELFFDDVKVKFRHFPGHCPGCSTIEIGDAMFSGDFIFERSIGRCDFPNSNPSDMVDSLKRFKELDFDKKVYPGHGNPTTIKQEQQYVDYWIQNL; this is translated from the coding sequence ATGAATATAAAAAGCAAACCCATGGGAGCATATCAAACGAACTGCTATATAGTGACTATTGATGGCAAAGATTTCATAATAGATCCAGGTGTTGATGCTACTGAATGGGTAATGCAAAATGTTACAAACCCTGTAGCTATTTTAAATACCCATGGACATTTTGATCATGTATGGAGCAATGCTGAGCTTCAAGAAAAACTAAAAATTCCTCTATACACTCCAAAAGGTGATGTAGAGATGCTAAGTTCTAGCAGCTGGGTAGAAGGTTTGCCTCCATCTAAACCTGATTTTGAAGTTGACGGTGATGCAGAACTTTTCTTTGATGACGTTAAAGTTAAGTTTCGCCATTTTCCAGGACACTGCCCGGGATGTTCAACTATAGAGATTGGTGATGCTATGTTTAGTGGTGACTTTATATTTGAACGTTCAATCGGGCGATGTGACTTTCCAAACTCCAATCCATCAGATATGGTAGACTCTCTAAAAAGATTTAAAGAGTTAGACTTTGACAAAAAAGTCTACCCGGGTCATGGTAACCCAACCACTATAAAGCAAGAACAACAATATGTTGATTACTGGATACAAAACTTATAG
- a CDS encoding class I SAM-dependent methyltransferase — protein sequence MADNFENKAKEWDNKSVRVQNAHSIAHAIKEKIELNKNMHIMDFGVGTGLLGFEVLKDVKSMDGVDTSEAMLEKLEEKNTETSFIKPICQDIVKKPLDTKYDGIISSMTLHHVEHLDDFFKTIKTNLNENGFIAIADLASEDGTFHSDNTGVHHFGFDEKELETIIRNCGFTDIAFKHIHTINKPHRDFDIFLVTAKA from the coding sequence ATGGCTGATAACTTTGAGAATAAAGCTAAAGAGTGGGATAACAAAAGTGTAAGAGTTCAAAATGCACATTCTATAGCTCATGCTATTAAAGAGAAGATTGAACTAAATAAAAATATGCATATAATGGATTTTGGTGTAGGTACTGGACTTTTGGGTTTTGAAGTTCTAAAAGATGTTAAAAGTATGGATGGCGTAGATACTTCAGAAGCTATGCTTGAAAAACTTGAAGAAAAAAACACTGAGACAAGCTTCATAAAACCTATATGCCAAGATATTGTAAAAAAACCATTAGATACAAAGTATGACGGAATCATCAGTTCAATGACACTTCACCATGTAGAACATCTGGATGATTTTTTTAAAACAATAAAAACAAATCTAAATGAAAACGGATTTATAGCTATAGCAGATTTAGCAAGTGAAGACGGGACTTTTCATTCTGATAATACAGGCGTACATCATTTTGGATTTGATGAGAAAGAACTAGAGACGATCATCAGAAATTGTGGATTTACGGATATAGCATTTAAACATATCCATACTATTAACAAACCTCACAGAGATTTTGATATATTTTTAGTAACTGCTAAAGCCTAA
- a CDS encoding PaaI family thioesterase, protein MAEENEKQEEASLEDADLELDEYISKSEEVVLKTHQRIHNEFSGRIEKMQSGHVEVILDTTKDMLADDMGLIHGGFIFSAADYAAMAAVNERNVVLVASDCQFLSPVKLGDKVFVTATVRHKEGRKRNVNVEAYVHDIKVFDGIFKTVVTERHVLKLKLLEEESVKPEL, encoded by the coding sequence ATGGCTGAAGAAAATGAAAAACAAGAAGAAGCTAGTTTAGAAGATGCAGATCTAGAACTTGATGAATATATTAGCAAATCAGAAGAGGTAGTACTAAAAACTCATCAAAGAATTCATAATGAATTCAGCGGTAGAATTGAAAAAATGCAAAGCGGTCATGTTGAGGTTATATTAGATACTACAAAAGATATGCTTGCAGATGATATGGGCCTTATTCACGGAGGATTTATATTCTCAGCTGCTGATTATGCTGCTATGGCTGCAGTAAATGAAAGAAATGTTGTTTTAGTTGCGAGTGATTGTCAGTTCTTATCACCAGTAAAGCTTGGAGATAAGGTTTTTGTTACTGCTACTGTAAGACATAAAGAGGGCAGAAAAAGAAACGTTAACGTTGAAGCATATGTACATGATATAAAAGTTTTTGATGGAATTTTTAAAACTGTAGTTACTGAACGTCATGTATTAAAATTGAAACTTTTAGAGGAAGAATCTGTAAAGCCTGAACTTTAG
- the cmoB gene encoding tRNA 5-methoxyuridine(34)/uridine 5-oxyacetic acid(34) synthase CmoB, with product MDLEKLRQEREKWLTWKNIKPLRDALDNLESGTYNIELGDVVKIEGEYEGDIKEVAKMMMPWRKGPFELFDTFIDTEWQSNIKYNLLRKHFNLKDKRVADIGCNNGYYMFRMLEDKPALLVGFDPSPLYRTQFDFINHFVKSDIVYEMLGVEHAEFYEEKFDTIFCLGVLYHRSDPVAMLKQLFRSLDKKGEVILDTFYIDGDEEYALCPESSYSKIPNIYFVPTIKALKHWCLRAGFDSFEVLETSKTDAEEQRKTEWIEGQSLEDFLDPEDKTKTFEGYPAPQRVYVRLIKDK from the coding sequence ATGGACTTAGAAAAACTCAGACAAGAGAGAGAAAAATGGTTGACTTGGAAAAATATAAAACCATTAAGAGATGCACTTGATAATTTAGAAAGTGGGACATACAATATAGAACTAGGGGATGTTGTAAAGATAGAAGGGGAGTATGAAGGGGATATAAAAGAAGTAGCAAAAATGATGATGCCTTGGAGAAAAGGACCATTTGAACTTTTTGATACTTTTATTGATACAGAGTGGCAAAGCAATATAAAATATAACCTTTTACGTAAACATTTTAATTTAAAAGATAAAAGAGTTGCCGATATAGGTTGTAACAATGGTTACTATATGTTTCGTATGTTAGAGGATAAACCTGCATTATTAGTGGGTTTTGATCCTTCTCCGCTATATAGAACGCAGTTTGATTTTATAAATCATTTTGTAAAAAGTGATATAGTGTATGAGATGCTTGGAGTTGAGCATGCCGAGTTTTATGAAGAGAAGTTTGATACAATATTTTGTTTAGGCGTTTTATATCACAGGAGTGATCCTGTAGCTATGCTTAAGCAACTGTTTCGCTCTTTGGATAAAAAAGGGGAAGTTATACTTGATACTTTCTATATAGATGGAGATGAAGAGTATGCTTTGTGTCCTGAGAGTTCTTATTCTAAAATACCAAATATATATTTTGTACCTACGATAAAGGCACTTAAACATTGGTGTTTACGAGCTGGATTTGACTCTTTTGAGGTTTTAGAGACTTCAAAAACAGATGCCGAGGAGCAGAGAAAAACTGAATGGATTGAGGGACAGTCTTTAGAGGACTTTTTAGATCCAGAGGATAAAACTAAAACATTTGAGGGTTACCCGGCTCCTCAAAGAGTATATGTAAGATTAATTAAGGATAAGTAA
- a CDS encoding cation diffusion facilitator family transporter: protein MRLEKKATIVSTSVAGLLVVMKMTVGILSGSVAVLASAIDSFLDLIVSLFNFFALNTAEDAPDEDFNFGKGKMEPLAAVIEGTVISLSALFILYEALQKVINPQDMLYMNESIMVMVASIVITTVLVMFLNHVAKKTKNLVIKADALHYKTDIFSNAAVLVALGLVALTDIQLIDAVIGLGIAVYMIYSSIPIIKEGLLMLLDASLPEEDVKKIQKAIIKHEDINDYHFLQTRESGSHVFISVHAVFDMNISLYDAHTVADKIEAEWKQLFPDKKVHALVHMDPYDDSDVNIDEDQY from the coding sequence ATGAGATTGGAGAAAAAAGCGACCATAGTATCAACATCGGTTGCAGGCTTATTAGTAGTTATGAAGATGACTGTAGGAATTTTAAGTGGTTCAGTGGCAGTTTTGGCTTCAGCTATAGATAGTTTTTTAGACCTTATAGTTTCATTATTCAACTTCTTTGCACTAAATACTGCCGAAGATGCACCTGATGAAGATTTTAACTTCGGTAAAGGCAAAATGGAACCTCTTGCCGCTGTTATAGAGGGTACTGTAATCTCTCTATCAGCTCTATTTATTTTATATGAAGCACTCCAAAAAGTTATCAATCCACAAGATATGCTTTATATGAACGAATCAATTATGGTTATGGTTGCTTCTATCGTTATTACCACTGTTTTGGTTATGTTTTTAAATCATGTTGCAAAGAAAACAAAAAACCTTGTTATAAAAGCAGATGCCCTTCACTATAAAACAGATATATTTTCAAACGCCGCAGTTCTTGTTGCACTTGGTCTTGTAGCCCTAACAGATATACAGCTTATTGATGCAGTTATAGGTCTTGGTATTGCAGTTTATATGATCTACTCATCGATCCCTATTATCAAAGAGGGACTTTTAATGCTTTTAGATGCATCACTTCCAGAAGAAGACGTTAAGAAAATTCAAAAAGCCATTATAAAACATGAGGATATAAATGACTATCATTTTTTACAAACTAGAGAATCAGGTTCACATGTTTTTATCTCTGTTCATGCAGTATTTGATATGAATATCTCTTTATATGATGCACACACCGTTGCAGATAAAATTGAAGCTGAATGGAAACAGCTTTTTCCAGATAAAAAAGTACATGCCTTAGTTCATATGGATCCATATGATGATTCAGATGTTAATATTGATGAAGACCAATACTAA
- the arsC gene encoding arsenate reductase (glutaredoxin) (This arsenate reductase requires both glutathione and glutaredoxin to convert arsenate to arsenite, after which the efflux transporter formed by ArsA and ArsB can extrude the arsenite from the cell, providing resistance.) produces MIQIWHNPRCSKSRASMEILESSQKEFSVKKYLDEDVSCDEIKDILNKLNISARELMRTKEDLYKELDVQNISEEEQLIEIMSCNPKLIERPIIIKGNKAVIGRPIENTIELLSS; encoded by the coding sequence ATGATACAGATATGGCATAATCCAAGATGTTCGAAATCACGTGCATCAATGGAGATATTAGAAAGCTCACAAAAAGAGTTTAGTGTAAAAAAATATTTAGATGAAGATGTAAGTTGTGATGAGATTAAAGACATACTTAATAAACTAAATATCTCTGCCCGTGAACTGATGCGTACAAAGGAAGACCTTTATAAAGAATTAGATGTTCAAAACATATCAGAAGAAGAACAGCTAATAGAGATTATGTCTTGTAATCCAAAATTAATTGAACGACCGATAATCATAAAAGGTAATAAAGCTGTAATTGGAAGACCTATTGAAAATACGATAGAACTATTAAGTTCTTAG